A genomic window from Candidatus Binatia bacterium includes:
- a CDS encoding carboxymuconolactone decarboxylase family protein produces the protein MGRLPAVTRDELSPEHQQIWDRIAAVRAGVRAGAGGPFGVLMHLPALADRVAALEDYFRFNAALPAQDRELVILATARETGARYPWMRHEVRGREVGTRPQAIEIVRANGSLDGLTPRERLLVETVRALLRERRMSDELFARALAELGRQQLIETVALTGHYSLVGLLVNGFDVAAPQGSVTF, from the coding sequence ATGGGCCGATTGCCAGCCGTTACACGCGACGAACTGTCGCCGGAGCATCAGCAAATTTGGGATCGCATCGCAGCCGTTCGCGCCGGCGTGCGCGCCGGAGCGGGCGGGCCGTTCGGGGTGTTGATGCACCTGCCGGCCCTCGCCGACCGCGTGGCGGCGCTGGAGGACTACTTTCGGTTCAACGCGGCGCTGCCGGCGCAGGACCGTGAGTTAGTAATCCTCGCTACCGCCCGCGAGACGGGCGCGCGCTACCCGTGGATGCGGCACGAGGTTAGGGGACGCGAGGTAGGCACGCGACCGCAGGCGATCGAGATCGTCCGCGCGAACGGTTCTTTGGACGGACTGACGCCGCGGGAGCGGCTGCTCGTGGAAACCGTGCGGGCGCTGCTCCGCGAGCGCCGGATGTCGGATGAATTATTCGCCCGCGCGCTGGCCGAGCTGGGGCGCCAACAACTGATCGAGACGGTCGCGCTCACCGGCCACTACAGCCTGGTTGGATTGCTCGTGAACGGATTCGACGTGGCGGCGCCGCAGGGCAGCGTGACGTTCTGA
- a CDS encoding tripartite tricarboxylate transporter substrate-binding protein codes for MKSLTFGLLVFLLWSSELGAQAPFFQGKTIRIVVGYPAGSAHDQWARLIAPQLGKYLPGNPAVIVQNMAGAGSMVAANYVYGVAKPDGLTLGVVNAALYFEQLLAHKEVQFDWSKFSWVGSSTRTNAMLYMWANTPYKTIHDVRNAAVPPKCGATGTGNTGYYMPKLLEQTIGAKFNLVTGYQGGADIELAVERGEVQCRAFTVQVFFAREPFPIWRSKGLVRVLVQTGKKRDARLPDTPLLSELMDQYQTADVSRRLATVMLGSGEFGSYPTIGSPGIPAEQVKALRAAYAHAFTDAAFVAEAKKKGLEPELLAGEELESLAKEATVQSPEVIAGIKKFVGE; via the coding sequence ATGAAAAGTTTAACCTTCGGGTTGCTGGTTTTTTTGCTATGGAGCTCCGAACTCGGGGCGCAGGCGCCTTTCTTCCAGGGAAAGACGATAAGAATCGTCGTCGGATATCCTGCGGGCAGCGCGCACGATCAGTGGGCGCGACTGATCGCTCCCCAACTGGGCAAGTATCTTCCGGGAAATCCCGCCGTCATCGTGCAAAACATGGCCGGCGCGGGCTCGATGGTGGCGGCGAATTACGTTTACGGCGTCGCGAAGCCTGACGGCCTGACCCTCGGAGTCGTCAACGCCGCGCTCTATTTCGAACAGCTCCTGGCGCACAAAGAGGTCCAGTTCGACTGGTCCAAGTTCTCGTGGGTCGGCAGCTCGACGCGAACGAACGCGATGCTCTACATGTGGGCCAACACTCCTTACAAGACCATCCACGACGTCCGCAACGCCGCCGTGCCGCCCAAGTGCGGCGCCACCGGCACCGGCAATACGGGATACTACATGCCGAAATTGCTCGAACAGACCATCGGCGCGAAATTCAACCTCGTGACCGGCTATCAAGGAGGCGCCGACATCGAGCTGGCGGTCGAGCGAGGGGAAGTACAATGTCGCGCCTTCACCGTGCAGGTTTTTTTCGCGCGCGAGCCTTTCCCTATCTGGCGCAGCAAGGGACTGGTTCGCGTCTTGGTCCAAACCGGAAAAAAACGGGACGCGCGGCTGCCCGACACGCCGCTGCTGAGTGAGCTGATGGATCAGTATCAAACCGCCGACGTCAGCCGGCGTCTGGCTACGGTCATGTTGGGCTCGGGCGAATTCGGCAGTTACCCGACGATCGGTTCGCCCGGAATTCCCGCAGAGCAAGTCAAGGCGCTGCGCGCAGCGTACGCGCACGCGTTTACTGATGCAGCTTTCGTCGCTGAAGCCAAAAAGAAGGGGCTCGAGCCGGAGCTGCTCGCCGGAGAGGAGCTCGAGAGTCTGGCGAAAGAAGCCACCGTTCAGTCGCCCGAGGTGATCGCAGGCATCAAAAAGTTCGTCGGAGAGTGA
- a CDS encoding heme-binding protein — protein MNKNNISMWPRLTTILATATLAGTVAFAQEKPADESAPARAPRPRIDAASSLSLEEARIIIEAAVARVRADKAHAAIAVVDDNGNLVSMDRIDGTSSFFARFAVGKAVGAVALQQTTAESSDQYKVNPQRFLSALSMLQGEILLIRGGFPLIVNGRIVGGVGSAGHGGDGDVEAVKAGIAAWEKFRQSRK, from the coding sequence ATGAATAAAAACAATATTTCCATGTGGCCGCGACTGACGACGATCCTGGCGACGGCAACGCTCGCCGGCACGGTGGCGTTCGCGCAGGAAAAACCGGCGGACGAAAGCGCGCCGGCTCGCGCGCCGCGCCCGCGCATCGACGCCGCCAGCTCGCTGTCTTTGGAAGAGGCGCGGATCATCATCGAAGCAGCCGTCGCGCGCGTGCGCGCCGACAAAGCGCACGCCGCGATCGCCGTGGTCGACGACAACGGCAACCTCGTTTCGATGGACCGCATCGACGGCACGTCGAGCTTCTTCGCGCGCTTCGCCGTCGGTAAAGCGGTCGGCGCGGTGGCGCTGCAGCAAACCACGGCCGAATCCTCGGATCAGTACAAGGTGAATCCGCAGCGCTTTCTAAGCGCGCTCAGCATGCTTCAAGGAGAGATCCTGCTGATCCGCGGCGGCTTTCCGCTGATTGTGAACGGCCGCATCGTCGGCGGGGTCGGGAGCGCCGGACACGGCGGCGACGGCGACGTGGAGGCCGTCAAGGCCGGCATCGCCGCATGGGAGAAATTCCGGCAGAGCCGCAAGTAG
- a CDS encoding kelch repeat-containing protein: MKRSLKSTLMMVAALGFCQLGAAPGALPKGGAWSLAGAMPEPRQEAGITALGNMIYVIGGYGADQAPSTLVQVYDTAANKWKQTAPIPEAMHHHGVAAADGKIYVVGGFTGTFAKRSPITSVWQYDPAAERWEKRAPLPTPRGALAVAALDGRIYAMGGERFKSSGESIAYEPVADVAVYDPKTNAWEVLPPLRYRRDHLVAGAIGGRVYAVGGRDRPNYTLQNIEEFNPATRAWTERAPMPTGRSGGTAAVVNNRLYVFGGEGNPDNTALGTFNQVEFYDPARNAWTELAPMPLARHAIGAAVVGNRIYLPGGSIVQGGRAPGTTAIVDAFEPN; this comes from the coding sequence ATGAAGCGCAGCCTAAAGAGCACGTTGATGATGGTCGCGGCGCTGGGATTCTGCCAGTTGGGAGCGGCTCCGGGCGCTCTTCCCAAGGGCGGCGCCTGGAGTCTCGCCGGCGCGATGCCCGAGCCGCGCCAGGAAGCCGGCATCACGGCGCTGGGCAATATGATCTACGTTATCGGCGGCTACGGCGCGGATCAGGCGCCGAGCACGTTGGTGCAGGTTTACGACACGGCGGCGAACAAATGGAAGCAGACGGCGCCAATTCCCGAGGCGATGCATCACCACGGCGTTGCGGCGGCGGACGGCAAGATCTACGTCGTCGGCGGCTTTACCGGCACCTTCGCCAAACGCAGCCCCATCACGTCGGTTTGGCAATATGATCCCGCCGCCGAGCGCTGGGAAAAGCGCGCGCCGCTGCCGACGCCGCGCGGCGCGCTCGCCGTCGCCGCACTTGACGGCCGGATCTATGCGATGGGCGGGGAGCGCTTTAAGTCTTCAGGCGAATCAATAGCTTATGAGCCTGTAGCTGACGTCGCGGTTTACGACCCAAAGACCAACGCATGGGAGGTGTTGCCGCCGCTACGCTACCGGCGCGATCATCTGGTCGCCGGCGCGATCGGCGGGCGCGTCTACGCCGTCGGCGGGCGCGACCGGCCCAACTACACGTTGCAAAACATCGAGGAATTCAATCCGGCGACGCGCGCGTGGACCGAGCGCGCGCCGATGCCGACGGGACGCTCGGGTGGGACCGCCGCAGTCGTCAACAACCGGCTCTATGTATTCGGCGGCGAGGGCAACCCCGACAACACGGCGCTGGGAACCTTCAATCAAGTGGAGTTTTACGATCCCGCGCGCAACGCCTGGACCGAGCTCGCGCCGATGCCGCTCGCGCGTCACGCGATCGGCGCCGCCGTCGTCGGCAACCGCATCTACTTGCCCGGCGGCAGCATCGTCCAGGGCGGACGCGCGCCGGGCACTACGGCGATCGTGGACGCGTTCGAACCCAATTGA
- a CDS encoding efflux transporter outer membrane subunit — MMRKYLYPTSIALLLAFSACSFAPQFQRPQMAVPAGWSNVAGVGTESEPDALPFWKALGSEDLNRLIDLALAQNLDLEAALHRIEQARALAKVAAAPLYPSVNASGNATRTYKEPLNTSAVQGGGDLSWEIDLWGKNRNAAKAVNFRADASVFDRDALWLVVTSDVTTFYTQILGFNDRIRIAENNLKNAEEVLRIIEARYRAGTVSGLEVSQQRVAVNGFRATLTTLTEQRATTLNALAIVLGLAPQNFTAPQVDLATVKMPAVNLTLPAALLTARPDIESAEAGLRAANADIGSARAAFFPSLTLGVGSSIAPGFGGPAGAATSLAANILAPIFTGGKLTGNLQNVTARQKELAAQYQKIVLVAFQEVEDALAALKSNTEQAALSRQSVAESQNAYDIAKARFDAGAIDYLTLLETQRSLYQAEDNQVVVNQGQLQAFVQLRKALGA; from the coding sequence ATGATGCGTAAATATTTGTATCCGACGTCAATCGCTCTCTTATTAGCGTTCTCGGCTTGCAGTTTCGCGCCTCAATTTCAGCGTCCGCAAATGGCCGTGCCCGCAGGCTGGAGCAACGTCGCCGGCGTCGGGACTGAGTCCGAGCCGGACGCTCTGCCGTTCTGGAAGGCGTTGGGCAGTGAAGATCTCAACCGTTTGATCGACCTCGCGCTGGCGCAAAATCTCGATCTCGAAGCCGCCTTGCATCGCATCGAGCAGGCGCGCGCGCTGGCGAAGGTCGCGGCGGCGCCGCTCTATCCGTCGGTCAACGCGAGCGGCAACGCAACGCGAACTTATAAGGAGCCGCTCAACACCTCGGCCGTGCAAGGCGGGGGCGACCTCAGTTGGGAGATCGATCTATGGGGCAAGAACCGCAACGCAGCGAAGGCGGTAAACTTTCGCGCCGACGCAAGCGTGTTCGATCGCGACGCGCTCTGGCTCGTGGTCACTTCCGACGTCACCACCTTCTACACGCAAATCCTCGGCTTCAACGACCGCATTCGCATTGCGGAAAACAATCTCAAGAACGCCGAGGAAGTGCTCCGGATCATCGAAGCGCGCTACCGCGCGGGCACCGTGTCGGGACTCGAAGTGTCGCAACAGCGAGTGGCGGTCAACGGCTTTCGCGCGACCTTGACGACGCTCACGGAGCAGCGCGCCACGACGCTTAACGCGCTGGCGATTGTGCTCGGACTCGCGCCGCAAAACTTCACCGCGCCTCAAGTTGACCTGGCGACGGTTAAAATGCCGGCGGTGAATCTCACGCTGCCGGCCGCTCTTTTGACCGCGCGGCCCGACATCGAGAGCGCAGAGGCCGGCCTGAGAGCCGCCAACGCCGACATCGGCTCGGCGCGAGCCGCTTTCTTTCCCTCGCTGACGTTGGGCGTGGGCTCGAGTATCGCGCCGGGATTCGGTGGCCCGGCGGGCGCGGCGACTTCGCTCGCGGCGAATATACTCGCGCCGATCTTTACCGGCGGCAAGCTCACCGGCAACCTGCAAAACGTGACGGCGCGGCAGAAAGAGCTCGCCGCGCAGTATCAGAAAATCGTGCTGGTTGCGTTTCAGGAAGTGGAGGACGCGCTCGCCGCGCTCAAGAGCAACACCGAGCAAGCGGCGCTCTCGCGCCAATCGGTCGCCGAGTCCCAGAACGCCTACGACATCGCCAAGGCGCGCTTCGACGCCGGCGCGATCGATTATCTGACCTTGCTCGAAACCCAGCGCAGCCTGTATCAGGCCGAGGACAACCAGGTCGTCGTGAACCAGGGCCAGCTCCAGGCCTTCGTCCAGTTGCGCAAAGCGCTCGGCGCGTAA
- a CDS encoding MacB family efflux pump subunit: protein MSTTVLELADVQKHYHNGDATVRALDGVTLNVARGEFVAIMGQSGSGKSTLMNIIGCLDRPTSGSYRVLGKEAAHLSPDELAALRRETFGFVFQRYNLLATATAGENVEIPSVYAGLSKHKRAAHARNLLQRLGLGDRTDHRPAELSGGQQQRVAIARALVNDPSVILADEPTGALDSKSGEEVLALLTKLHAEGRTIILITHAENVAKHASRIVQIQDGRIIEDSGLAPPAGAQSSDSDPRDYADGARLTASLQEALVTAWRSLRVNLFRTVLTLLGIIIGVAAVIAMLAVGEGSRQKVLDRISSFGTNLMLIRPGAAGIRNAGDIVTLVPDDAAAIKELPNVETALPERSGRMTVRFGNIDYQTMVQGTGEDFPSARDWKVAEGQFFNADDMKQYAPVVVLGRTVAKTLFPGGGSPVGNYVLLKNVPFLVIGVMTEKGASPNGSDQDDVIFAPINTAMIRLFGKNYLSSITIKVADASDIDATQERVETLLKARHRTEDFSVRNMASILQAAMETQDTFTLLLGTVAAISLLVGGIGVMNIMLVSVVERTREIGIRMATGARMRDILLQFNIEAAVVCAAGGVLGILIGVIAGLVLRYSGMAVIFSVAPAVLAFACASATGLIFGYLPARQAARLDPVVALASE from the coding sequence ATGAGCACGACCGTTCTCGAGCTCGCCGACGTTCAAAAACATTATCACAACGGCGACGCGACTGTGCGCGCGCTCGACGGCGTGACATTGAACGTGGCTCGTGGAGAATTCGTCGCGATCATGGGACAGTCCGGCTCGGGCAAATCGACCTTGATGAACATCATCGGCTGCCTCGACCGTCCCACTTCCGGCAGCTACCGCGTGTTGGGCAAAGAGGCGGCGCATCTCTCGCCCGACGAGCTGGCCGCGCTGAGGCGCGAAACCTTCGGCTTTGTCTTCCAACGCTATAACCTCCTCGCCACTGCGACCGCCGGCGAGAACGTGGAGATTCCTTCGGTCTATGCCGGGCTATCGAAGCACAAGCGCGCGGCGCACGCCAGAAATCTTTTGCAACGTCTCGGGCTTGGCGACCGCACGGACCACCGTCCCGCCGAGCTGTCCGGCGGCCAGCAGCAGCGCGTCGCGATCGCGCGGGCGCTGGTCAACGACCCGTCGGTGATCCTCGCCGACGAGCCGACCGGCGCGCTCGACAGCAAGAGCGGCGAGGAAGTTCTGGCGCTGCTCACGAAACTCCACGCCGAAGGCCGGACCATCATTCTTATCACCCATGCGGAAAACGTCGCAAAACATGCGAGCCGCATCGTGCAGATTCAAGACGGCCGCATCATCGAAGACAGCGGCCTGGCACCGCCGGCCGGCGCGCAATCGAGCGACTCCGACCCCAGAGATTACGCCGACGGCGCGCGCTTGACCGCCAGCTTGCAGGAAGCCCTGGTGACCGCGTGGCGCTCGCTGCGCGTCAATCTTTTCCGTACGGTGCTCACCCTGCTCGGCATCATCATCGGCGTCGCTGCGGTCATCGCCATGCTGGCGGTCGGCGAAGGCAGCCGGCAGAAAGTTTTGGACCGGATCAGCTCGTTCGGCACCAACCTGATGCTGATACGCCCCGGCGCGGCCGGCATCCGCAACGCCGGCGACATCGTCACTCTGGTGCCCGACGACGCGGCGGCGATCAAGGAACTGCCCAACGTCGAAACCGCCTTGCCCGAGCGCAGCGGCCGGATGACCGTGCGTTTTGGCAACATCGACTATCAAACCATGGTGCAAGGCACCGGCGAGGATTTCCCGTCCGCGCGCGACTGGAAAGTCGCCGAAGGACAATTCTTCAACGCGGACGACATGAAACAGTACGCGCCCGTGGTCGTGCTGGGGCGCACGGTGGCGAAGACGCTTTTTCCCGGCGGCGGCAGCCCGGTCGGCAATTACGTGCTGCTCAAGAACGTGCCGTTTCTGGTGATCGGCGTGATGACGGAAAAAGGCGCGTCGCCCAACGGCAGCGATCAGGACGACGTGATCTTCGCGCCGATCAACACCGCCATGATCCGGCTCTTCGGCAAGAACTATCTGAGCAGCATCACGATCAAGGTTGCGGACGCGTCCGATATCGACGCGACGCAGGAACGGGTCGAGACGTTGCTCAAGGCGCGGCACAGGACGGAGGACTTCAGCGTGCGCAACATGGCGTCGATCCTGCAAGCGGCGATGGAGACGCAGGACACTTTCACCTTGCTCTTGGGCACCGTCGCGGCGATCTCTCTGCTGGTCGGCGGCATCGGCGTGATGAACATCATGCTCGTGAGCGTCGTCGAGCGCACGCGCGAGATCGGCATCCGCATGGCCACCGGCGCGCGCATGCGCGACATTCTTTTGCAATTCAACATCGAAGCGGCGGTCGTGTGCGCCGCCGGCGGAGTGCTCGGCATACTCATCGGCGTCATCGCCGGACTCGTGCTGCGCTATAGCGGGATGGCCGTGATCTTCTCGGTCGCGCCCGCCGTGCTGGCGTTCGCGTGCGCCTCCGCCACCGGGCTGATCTTCGGTTATCTGCCGGCGCGCCAAGCGGCGCGATTGGACCCGGTGGTTGCTTTGGCTTCTGAGTGA
- a CDS encoding efflux RND transporter periplasmic adaptor subunit: MRWKPPLELNRKKAMIGFLTIAVMLAGGWYWYARSAQDPKNERLRPIAVTRGTIEEVVTAQGKLEAKQYVDVGTQVSGQLKKIHVEIGDAVTKGQLLAEIDPRVYQAQVEANEAHIGSLKAQLDQQKAELKLAEENLKRNQTLIAANAISQQALQESESQAAVEKAQVDSIVAQIQETESNLKGIRTNLGFTKIYAPMTGTVTTMPAREGQTLNANQTAPVVMQVANLDVMTVRAQVAEADVTRLKEGMPAYFTTLGSERRWQGKVRQIQPAPEIVNDVVLYDVLIDVKNERRQLMTGMTTQVFFIFGRAENATIIPVEALTRRAPDQDNEKGKAYRVSVAAGSDPEDRVIHVGLQTRAQAQVTDGLNPGERILVSRPESSATAQNNAGRPNAPRYNRGPQL; the protein is encoded by the coding sequence ATGAGATGGAAACCCCCACTCGAACTAAACCGAAAAAAGGCGATGATCGGCTTCCTAACGATCGCCGTCATGCTCGCCGGCGGATGGTACTGGTATGCCCGCTCGGCGCAAGATCCGAAGAACGAGAGATTGCGCCCGATCGCCGTCACACGCGGGACCATCGAGGAAGTCGTCACCGCGCAGGGCAAGCTTGAAGCCAAACAATATGTCGACGTTGGCACGCAGGTATCCGGCCAGCTCAAGAAAATCCATGTCGAGATCGGCGACGCAGTCACTAAAGGCCAATTGCTGGCCGAGATCGATCCGCGCGTCTACCAGGCCCAGGTGGAGGCCAACGAAGCGCACATCGGCAGTTTGAAGGCGCAGCTCGACCAGCAGAAAGCGGAGCTGAAATTGGCGGAGGAGAATCTCAAGCGCAACCAGACCTTGATCGCCGCCAACGCCATCAGCCAACAGGCATTGCAAGAAAGCGAATCGCAGGCAGCGGTGGAAAAAGCCCAGGTGGATTCGATCGTGGCCCAGATCCAGGAGACGGAATCGAACTTGAAAGGCATCCGGACGAATCTAGGCTTCACCAAGATTTACGCGCCGATGACCGGGACCGTGACGACGATGCCCGCGCGGGAGGGGCAGACGCTCAACGCCAACCAGACCGCGCCCGTCGTCATGCAGGTCGCCAATCTGGACGTGATGACCGTGCGCGCTCAAGTGGCGGAAGCGGACGTGACACGGCTGAAAGAAGGCATGCCGGCCTACTTCACGACGCTCGGCAGCGAGCGCCGCTGGCAAGGCAAGGTGCGGCAAATTCAACCCGCGCCCGAAATCGTCAACGACGTGGTGCTCTACGACGTTTTGATCGACGTGAAAAACGAGCGCCGCCAGCTCATGACCGGCATGACGACGCAGGTATTTTTCATCTTCGGCCGAGCCGAAAACGCGACGATCATTCCGGTCGAGGCGCTGACGCGGCGCGCGCCTGATCAAGACAACGAGAAGGGCAAAGCGTATCGCGTGTCGGTCGCGGCCGGCTCCGACCCGGAAGATCGCGTCATTCACGTCGGCCTGCAGACGCGGGCGCAGGCGCAGGTTACGGACGGTCTAAATCCGGGAGAGCGCATCCTCGTCAGCCGGCCGGAAAGCTCCGCGACGGCGCAAAATAACGCCGGACGGCCCAACGCGCCGCGCTACAATCGGGGGCCGCAGCTATGA
- a CDS encoding periplasmic heavy metal sensor, which translates to MNKTLKLVFLISIVLNVLLVGVLLGELPNRFDRRPLPQERIAAAAKQLPESERPRFESKMEQMRKEVQPLRDQLQEARQETLRVFAAEPFDESAFDRQVSKVAQLRVQLFMRMAESMKAIAKELPAEQRQALARAFERPPSRQ; encoded by the coding sequence ATGAACAAAACTCTTAAACTGGTTTTTCTTATTTCAATTGTATTGAACGTGCTGTTGGTCGGCGTGCTCCTGGGCGAGCTGCCGAACCGCTTCGACCGGCGTCCTCTACCCCAAGAAAGAATTGCCGCGGCGGCCAAGCAGTTGCCGGAGTCCGAGCGGCCGCGCTTCGAGAGCAAGATGGAGCAGATGCGCAAGGAGGTTCAACCGCTGCGCGATCAACTCCAGGAGGCGCGCCAGGAAACCCTGCGCGTTTTTGCCGCTGAGCCGTTCGATGAATCCGCCTTTGACCGCCAGGTGAGCAAAGTCGCTCAGCTTCGCGTCCAACTGTTCATGCGTATGGCGGAGAGCATGAAAGCAATCGCCAAAGAACTCCCCGCGGAGCAGCGGCAAGCGCTCGCCCGGGCCTTCGAACGTCCGCCATCCCGCCAATAA
- a CDS encoding sigma-70 family RNA polymerase sigma factor: protein MATDWPEKDDRELLALIQAGSRHAFATLVGRHTERFYRLAYRYVQSREAAEDIVQDAFLKLWEDPGAWRPERNSKFTTWFYRVVANLSLDWRKKKRPLPLPEELPLIDERATPDEAVMRAEAQRLLEREIAALPERQRTALNLCFGEGLSNQEAAEVMEVNLKALQSLIMRAKATLKDRMKPYL, encoded by the coding sequence ATGGCTACGGACTGGCCTGAAAAGGACGATCGTGAACTGCTCGCGCTCATTCAGGCCGGCAGTCGACACGCGTTCGCGACGCTCGTCGGGCGCCACACCGAGCGTTTCTACCGGCTGGCCTACCGCTACGTTCAAAGCAGGGAAGCGGCGGAGGATATCGTGCAGGATGCCTTTTTGAAATTGTGGGAAGATCCGGGGGCGTGGCGGCCGGAGCGCAACAGCAAGTTCACCACCTGGTTTTACCGCGTCGTGGCGAATCTGTCCCTCGATTGGCGGAAGAAAAAACGGCCGCTGCCGCTGCCGGAGGAGCTGCCTTTGATCGACGAGCGCGCAACGCCGGACGAAGCGGTGATGCGCGCCGAGGCGCAGCGCCTGCTGGAGCGGGAAATCGCCGCGCTGCCCGAGCGGCAGCGCACAGCGCTGAACTTATGCTTCGGCGAGGGTTTGAGCAATCAGGAAGCGGCGGAGGTTATGGAAGTGAATCTGAAGGCGCTGCAGTCGTTGATCATGCGCGCCAAGGCGACCTTGAAAGACCGCATGAAGCCATACCTGTGA
- a CDS encoding prolyl oligopeptidase family serine peptidase, whose translation MRVVAGESEQMVEAMRKANKAVEYVVYGDEGHRMVRAENKLHFYAKAEEFLAGHLGGRYEPEGALSGHAGARK comes from the coding sequence GTGCGCGTCGTCGCCGGCGAAAGCGAGCAGATGGTCGAGGCGATGAGGAAAGCGAACAAGGCGGTGGAGTACGTGGTGTACGGCGACGAGGGCCACAGAATGGTGCGCGCGGAAAACAAGCTCCACTTCTATGCCAAGGCGGAGGAATTTCTCGCGGGACACCTCGGCGGCAGATACGAGCCCGAAGGAGCGCTCAGCGGCCACGCGGGAGCGAGAAAATAG
- a CDS encoding methyltransferase, producing the protein MAEHANSPSTLLDIVAGKWAAQAVAVAAELGIADLLKDGARSSTEIAAKTGATADGVYRLLRALAGINLLTETEPRRFALTELGAYLRSDAPGSIRGLARFFGHEADWRPWDHLAASVKTGGPAFDMLYGKTFFDHLASEPNLAATFNEAMTSLSVIETAAIVAAYDFRGIGKLVDVAGGHGLLLASILKANPEMRGILFEMPHVLEGAQKLLAEQGVKKRCEVVGGDFFAAVPPGGDGYILKHIIHDWDDERSLRILRKCHGAMRRGGKILLAEVVLGSSGESRFARLLDLEMLVMTQGGRERTQDEFQRLYEAAGFKLNGVIGTETHISIVEGVAV; encoded by the coding sequence ATGGCGGAACATGCAAACTCACCATCCACGCTCCTCGACATCGTCGCGGGAAAATGGGCCGCGCAAGCCGTCGCGGTCGCGGCCGAGCTGGGGATCGCGGATTTGTTGAAGGACGGCGCGCGATCGAGCACTGAGATCGCCGCGAAGACCGGCGCGACGGCAGACGGCGTTTATCGTTTATTGCGCGCTCTGGCCGGCATCAACCTTTTGACGGAGACCGAGCCGCGCCGCTTCGCGCTGACCGAGCTGGGAGCTTATCTTCGTAGCGACGCTCCGGGATCGATCCGCGGCCTCGCCCGGTTCTTCGGACACGAGGCCGACTGGCGCCCCTGGGACCATTTGGCCGCCAGCGTCAAGACCGGCGGCCCTGCTTTCGACATGCTCTATGGCAAGACATTTTTCGATCACCTCGCGTCTGAGCCCAATCTCGCGGCGACGTTCAATGAAGCGATGACCTCGCTCAGCGTGATCGAGACCGCCGCCATCGTCGCCGCCTATGATTTTCGCGGTATCGGCAAACTCGTCGACGTCGCCGGCGGCCACGGCCTGTTATTGGCGTCGATTCTCAAGGCGAATCCTGAAATGCGCGGCATCCTGTTCGAGATGCCGCATGTTCTGGAAGGGGCACAAAAGCTTCTGGCGGAACAGGGGGTCAAAAAGCGATGCGAGGTCGTGGGCGGAGATTTTTTCGCTGCCGTGCCGCCGGGCGGCGACGGGTACATCCTGAAGCACATCATCCACGACTGGGACGACGAGCGCTCGCTCCGTATCCTGCGCAAATGCCACGGCGCGATGCGCCGCGGCGGAAAAATCCTGCTCGCGGAAGTCGTGCTCGGGAGCAGCGGCGAGTCTCGGTTCGCGAGACTTCTCGACCTCGAGATGCTCGTGATGACCCAGGGCGGGCGCGAGCGCACGCAGGATGAATTTCAGCGCCTTTACGAAGCGGCCGGCTTCAAGCTTAACGGGGTTATCGGCACCGAAACGCACATATCGATCGTCGAGGGCGTCGCCGTCTGA
- a CDS encoding tetratricopeptide repeat protein, translating into MSVVLLLFGAASCQVAGQVQSGRQALLLRNDPEEALSHLQRAAESDPNYAMQVGPFREGVWTYIGRAHYQAERLPEARKALEQALAHDGSDHLARIYLGLTLARSGDRATGLKEIQRGMKGLYDWLEYVGYHSYYGRYWDPNREVRGQIEKYLATISGKEFDWQKLIASAEWLGKRMEDEVDYARQDEQLYLRERPFLGRGLSLGLGF; encoded by the coding sequence TTGTCCGTCGTTTTACTTCTTTTCGGCGCCGCCTCATGCCAGGTTGCCGGTCAGGTGCAGTCGGGAAGACAGGCGCTTCTCCTCAGGAACGACCCCGAGGAGGCGCTCAGCCATCTCCAACGGGCGGCCGAGAGCGATCCCAACTACGCGATGCAAGTCGGGCCGTTTCGCGAGGGGGTATGGACGTACATCGGCCGCGCCCATTATCAGGCGGAACGGTTGCCGGAGGCGCGCAAGGCGCTCGAGCAGGCGCTGGCGCACGACGGAAGCGACCACCTGGCCAGGATCTATCTCGGACTGACTCTCGCGAGGAGCGGCGACCGTGCGACGGGGCTCAAGGAAATCCAACGTGGCATGAAAGGACTCTACGACTGGCTCGAGTACGTCGGATACCACTCCTACTACGGACGTTATTGGGATCCGAACCGCGAGGTTCGAGGGCAAATCGAGAAATACCTCGCGACGATTTCCGGCAAGGAATTCGACTGGCAGAAGCTCATCGCGAGCGCCGAGTGGCTGGGGAAAAGAATGGAGGACGAGGTGGATTACGCCCGGCAGGACGAGCAGTTGTATCTGCGCGAGCGCCCCTTTCTCGGCAGGGGACTGTCCCTGGGTTTGGGGTTTTAA